In a single window of the Prionailurus viverrinus isolate Anna chromosome D3, UM_Priviv_1.0, whole genome shotgun sequence genome:
- the LOC125148998 gene encoding cytochrome c oxidase subunit 6A1, mitochondrial has translation MAVAAASRFSGLLGRSGAQLGRSMSSGAHGEEGSARMWKALTYFVALPGVGVSMLNVFLKSHHGEHERPEFVAYPHLRIRSKPFPWGDGNHTLFHNSHVNPLPTGYEDE, from the exons ATGGCGGTGGCGGCTGCGTCCCGGTTTTCGGGGCTGCTAGGTCGGTCCGGGGCACAGCTGGGGCGGTCCATGTCGAGTGGCGCCCACGGCGAGGAGGGCTCAG CTCGCATGTGGAAGGCCCTCACCTACTTCGTAGCTCTTCCTGGCGTGGGAGTGAGCATGCTGAACGTCTTCCTGAAGTCGCATCACGGAGAGCACGAGAGACCCGAGTTCGTCGCCTACCCCCATCTCCGCATCAGGTCCAAG CCCTTTCCCTGGGGAGATGGTAATCATACTCTATTCCATAACTCTCACGTGAATCCACTTCCGACCGGCTATGAAGATGAATAA